CTTCTGCCCTTCCCGTATTGCACGAATCCCGGCTTCGATCGCATCCGGATGAAACACCATGCTGCGTCCTAACTCAAAGTCAGCCGACGCGTGAATAACGCGCTGTACGACAGGGTATTGTGCTTCCGTAAACGGATGCTCACCCAATTCTTCCGTAATCATTTCAAAGCTTTTGCCCTCAATCTCCTGTGGTTGTACCGTCAATGGTTTAAACTCTGTATGAAAGTCCATCTTTTTCTGCCTCCCCCAATTTTTCGCACAAGCCTGTAATCACTTGATGAAACTCGGAAAATACGGTGCCGTATTCGATTTTTGGCCGCGCAATCATAATGGTCGGAATGCCCAGCTCAAGCGCCGCCTCCAGCTTCTCATCTACGGAGCCGACTTTTCCGCTCTCCTTTGTAATCATCATCGTCACACCATACTGCTTGTACAACGCGGCATTCAGCTCCTTGGTAAACGGCCCTTGAATGGCAACGATGTTCTTCTGCTCAACGCCTAGCTGCTCACACTTCTCCATATTGTCCTTACGAGGCAGCATACGGGCGATCAATCTTACATCGGGAAGCCCGATGAGCCTCTCCGCAAAAATCTGCAATGTCTTACTCCCGGTCGTCAGCATGACAACCCCTGTATGCTGTGCTGCCAGATCTGCCGCTTCGACGTAATCCGAGACGGTCGTAATGAGCGGATGCACTCTATCCTCTACAGAGGCGCGTTCATAGCGGATATAAGGCACTTCTGCATCCTTCGCCCCGTTCAATGCATTGCGTGATGCCTCTTCTGCAAATGGATGGCTGGCATCAATCACCGCATCGAAGCCTTCTGTCTTAATCAAATGCGCAATCTCCTCTGTATTCATTCGGCCAATCCGCACGGGAAGTCCTACTTCCTCCATGCTTTTTGCCGCACTGTCCGTCACCACCGTCGTCAGAAGTGAATAGCCGGCTTGCCGAACCTGAAGCGCCAATTCTCTCGCATCACTCGTACCTGCTA
This genomic window from Aneurinibacillus sp. REN35 contains:
- the cobK gene encoding precorrin-6A reductase, with the protein product MSKTILFLAGTSDARELALQVRQAGYSLLTTVVTDSAAKSMEEVGLPVRIGRMNTEEIAHLIKTEGFDAVIDASHPFAEEASRNALNGAKDAEVPYIRYERASVEDRVHPLITTVSDYVEAADLAAQHTGVVMLTTGSKTLQIFAERLIGLPDVRLIARMLPRKDNMEKCEQLGVEQKNIVAIQGPFTKELNAALYKQYGVTMMITKESGKVGSVDEKLEAALELGIPTIMIARPKIEYGTVFSEFHQVITGLCEKLGEAEKDGLSYRV